The Anas acuta chromosome 7, bAnaAcu1.1, whole genome shotgun sequence DNA window ATTTctcatccaaaagtatcaccacATACCCAGCTGTAGTAGCAGCATTCATGTGACCTCTCCCTAAAATTAACAGATGCATCTGAAGAACATAAATACACAGTATGAGCTAGCCTCACTTTGCCTGAAGCACATTAGGAAATTCTACCACAAACTGTTCTGACAACAGAACGCTGACTTCTTGCAGAggcaaaagaaaccaaaagccaGAGAACGGCTCATCCAACGTGGCACTATTGCTTAAGCTGTCTGCTAACTGAAGGTCGACAAAGAAACTAAAGCCCATATACTGACTGATCCTTTTTTCCATTATTCCTAAATTCTCATTTTCTATCCAATTAATTATGACACACAGAACACATTTGTTACACCTTTACTGCTACTACCTCATCAACTACCTAAGCAAGTATAAAGtaacatttccttttgtctGCAGATGCACAATGTGATGAAGAAGTTTGAAGGTTACCACGTGAGAGAATTAAACTGGCCTAATACCATTGATAGTGTTTGTTTCCCAACTGATAATGAGCAGCTTTCAATAATAAAATCACCAATACCATTATAGATGCTGATTTCTGCAGAAAGTTGTCACCCAACTCTCAGAACTgcatctcctttttcttctctttactgCTCATTTTATGTCCTTTACTACAGATGCAAGCATTTTGTGCAATGAGGTGACCCTTCCTATTCCTATTGCTGCCACTAGGACATCCTTAGTATTCCATTTTCAAGCCATCATCTTTATTTCTCAGTTTCCTAAATATCTTCCATCAGATGAGTTCAAACTGCAACTCCTGTTCTACcgcatttttattattattacgcTTGAACACATAAATTCACATTCCCCTTCTTCTGCTGCATATTCTTCTACTTAGAGGTATTCATTTTATCCACTTCTGGATCTGGCCTCCTGAAAGAGATGCCCCCACTCATACAGCGAAAGCTAGGAAGAGACTGCTCAATTACCTCGTGTTCTCCCCTCAGTTCCTTCCTGCATCATCATCAGTATTCCTCGGACACTGACACCTGGCTTGCTTCAtcaccttctccctctctcttctttGGTAGATgcatttctctgattttttccttcaccTCTTTTTTGCTAATTTCCCCtctcagattttctgttttgtgtgaaGCAAACCTGTTCCTCGGCTCTAGGTCTTCTCCAGTAGCTTGACTCTTCTGCCTTCTTCCAGCACCCAGATAGAAATATGTCTCACCCTCGTAACGTTCCTTTAGCACAGCATGTAACACTGAAATTACACATTTAGTTCTTCTCTTCCGTTATATCCCTCATACCCATGGTCATTTCCAGCTGTGTTTTTAGATTACAAGTCTCCTGCGTGCTCCACCAGAAAGCACTTTGTATCCACGTAACACCTATTACGTACCCTTGCCAGTAAAACATCCAGCCCGCGTTTTCTTTACACAGGTACTTGACTTGTCATTACAGTGAATCTTCTCCTTTACTCCCTTAGTCAGCTTccacttctatttattttttcgtTCCCAATTACTTCAGGAAGTTCCCTATCTGTTTGCAAATTCCAACATCGTCTCTTCTGCTGACAtcaaggcatttaaaaaaaccCACTTCCATAATGCCATTAAAATACACGGAAAGTaagtgcataaaaataaaaacatgggtTGAAAATTTAGATAATCTGACAGCATGATATTAGTCATTTAACTGCACCATGCACCTCGTAAATCAACACAAAAGCTATAGTTTAATAACTAAGTTGGGAAATTGCTGTTCAGGTGTACTACTCACAAAAACCACATAAAGTCTCAATTGAAGAATGTCAAAATGTAGTCTTGTTGTCTTTACAGTCTTCCTTGTTGTCTTTATGTgtgcgtgtatatatatatatatatatattcaaatatatacaCTCAGAACATTCATCAAAAATCTAGAAATCGTAGAGTCAGTGCtctataaacacaaaaataaggaTACTTTGCTGTCAAGTGCTTACAGTGTAAAGCCAGGCCTCCTACCTCTCTGGAGTTTGAATGTTATCTAAGTCTTCTATGTCCAGTACCATCTGCTGGGATTCTTCCTTAGCTGCTTCCGTTTTTTCTTCAGCTAACTTTAAATAGGCTCGAACAACATCTTCCAAAGATTTGATGTTCACCTACGCCAAAGGCAGAACATGTGAAGTTATCTCCCCCCTGGACAGGCAGCAAATATTTATGATGTAAacgctaaaaaaaaacaggaacatCTAAAGAGCAGATTAATTCTGAGTCAAGCCTGATCAGTTACATTTAGATCACATCAGCTGACACAAACCAGGCTTGCtacaaacaacaaagaaaggATTCAGAAGCCCTACCTGCTGGCAGATGTTCTTGTACTGGTACAGCCCTTCCTTTGCCAGATGACTCTTGCGGAGATCCACACAGAGTTCCAGGTACTTCAGCATAATCGGCTCGTGGATTTTCTGCCATGTTCGGTGTTTCTTACTTTTCATAACATCATAGAGAACATCAAGGGCAGGCTGCTTTTTGCCAACCTCAAGGAATTCTGAAAGTAAAATCTAATTAGCAGAGGAGTCGCAAACTAGGAGATACATGCTATTATGATTAATACTGCAACCTTTTAGAATTTCATCAGCTCTAATCAAATTCCATTGATGGTTTGATTTACCTAGCTATACCAAAAAGTTGGCAGATGCAACTGCAGGGGCAGTTTTTCAACAGTGTAACTGCCAAACCAACACAGACCTCTCCATCAGCATGCAAGTTTTGGGGTGGCAGAGGTGTCTCTCCATCCATCAAGGCATGACTAGGCACTTCATACATATTAATAAAATACGTGCATCCAGTTTTAAAGCCAGTTTCATCATGAAGGACAACAAACACCCACCACGAGCCTCACAGTACAGATCCAACAGGATCTGTCAGCatcacagcagctcctgtctaTGGGGGCAGTGAGGCACTGAACAGGCTGCCCCATGAAGCTgcggctgccccagccctggaggtgtgcaaggccaggctggatggggctttgggcagcctggacTGGGGGCAGGGGTCTCTgtcatggcaggggggtggaactgggtgggctttgaggtccccACCAACCCAAACCGCTCTGTGATTGTGTGATACACCGCATGTTCTGCTCCGTACAAAATAGAGCAAACCACCCACAAGCACATCATGTcgtgaagcagcacagccacctACCAACACACACGCTGAACGCCTACATTAAAGGCATTCGCCACAAAAAGCAAGACAGAAGAATGCTGAGAATGGGAAACAAACAGGTTACAGatagagagagaggagggagggaggtggaaTGGGGGAGGAAATAAAGTTGCGTACAACTAAAAAGAAAGGTAAGCGTATTCTTAACGAGGAATGGAGTTCGCACTTTCCACAAAGTATTTTGGAAGTGCCTGCATTCCTCAAGAAACAGCGGCAGGATAGGAGAAAGTCGGAGCCTGCTGAAGGTGCTCAGGCACACAGATGAACTTCAAAGACCACGAGGAGCTTTTTGTACTGTCCTCGTCAtactccacaaaaaaaaaatgaaaaaaactgtaacaaatgttttaaattttagaaTGTCAGAACTGAAGTTAAACATGGCTAAATgctgcattttgaaaacagcagtAATGTAATTTAAGGACCACACTATCAAGTGTTTGGGGCCTACTTTAAGTAAATAATGAGCTTGCGTAAGATGAGCAagttcctttaaagaaaaaatacagtcacATATAAAGATAAATAAGCCTGCAACGTGACAGCATTTGGCACTGTTTTAAACTCGCCAAGGGAGTTTTAATAAAGCTATCCTCCATCCTATGATGTAAACTGCTATTCTATCTCAGTGCTGCTTTTGAGGCAATTACTGCTGAGCTTTACTgggttttatttatgaaaatgaacCTGAAAGGCAAGTTGAATCTTGCAACAATGCCAGGCCCTTCCAAGCACCGCAGCTCGCAGTGGTCGATAACTAACTGGACAAAGCACAACATTAATTCATACTGGGCTGAAACTTTTAATTAACTCTGGCCAAGCAAGTTCTTGCCAGAACATCAAATAATTACGGCTAATTTAACAGACACTGTAGTAAAAGCACGCACAAAGGGAACCTGAAGAGTCAAACACAGCACTGTGTCTCCTTCTGTAAGGCACAGGGACGTGTAGGCTATGGAACGAAAGAATTGTAACAGACCAAATGTAAGAGCATTAACCCTGGAATAGCTGtcaatgacattttttctcatattttctcatatttctaCTTTATAccatttgaaatgcaaaaaggtATCTAAATCAGCAACAAGGCTGAGCCCCTGCAGGCCACAGAGACTTGACCCAGCTTGCCGTGTTTTCCATTCAGTCTACTGCGGCGTGGGATCATCAGCGCTTGtctggaaaacatttccttcacTTCCACTCCTTGAAGCCCACTCCTTCAACTCATTCAGGTTTAACAGATGTGCAGCAGCACAAAAGATGTGAATTTAACACTGCTCTTCAGTACCAGGAAATCAGAAATGTAACAGCAGATTTAAAGGGCAATTTAAAGCCACTCCAACGCTGTGACTTCCTCGGCAAGCAGGAACCTTCCCTGCCCAGGAATTCTTTAGTTGAACGGATGGTTGCGTACTATTGTATACGCATTTTTTATAGTAAAAGGACTGCGAAAGCACAACTTTATTTTTGGAAGCACTGGATGTGATGTgcctttttttatatttttatctttgatGTTTGTAGGAATGGTTATACAATGAATTCTAGGAATCTTGAGATGTAATATTCAGTATTTAATGGTTTTTAAGATAGTCGCTGAATTACGTGTAATCCCTAGACTACCCTACACCCTACCGTACAACCTCTGTAATTTTTGGCTGTCTAGGCGTGCACCCTACAAGCAGCCCCGTACCAACGACGAGCCGAAATGCTTCTCCTAAGCGCTCAGAATAGGACGCTATATAAAAAAAGCGCCAACGCCGTGTATTTACCCGTGAAGGCGCCAGCCGATAAGCACGCTCAGCCCGGCTTTGTGCAGGGCCGAAGCACGAGGCAGGCGGCAGCGCCGTCCCCACAGCTCCCCTCATCCCGGCGGCGCACTCGAGGCCTCCttgccctccccttccctcccctccccggggcCGGAGGCGCCTCCCGAGCACGGAAAAGCCGGGCCGGAGCCGTGCCGGCCCCACAGGACCCAGGCCAGGCGGCTTCAGGAGCCCGGCCTCGGCTTCCCGgagcccccccgctgccccccggctcCTCACGGGGCCCGCccggctgctggaggaggagtggggggggcacccacaCGGCCGGGCCCCGCTCCACACCGAGGCCTCACCCGGCGCCAtgcggccgggccccgccgcctcccctcagcgccgccaaacgggggcagagcggggcccggcggggacAGCGAGACCCGGCCGCGACcccaggggagctgggggggatCCAGAGGGAGCGGGGGGGGCCCGGCACTGACCGTTCGCCCGCTTCAGGGCGTTCTCGGGCCGCTGGAAGTACACCGGCATGATGGCGgcggcctctcctcacagggcGGCGGCGCGCTCCGGGCTCGGGCGGGCGGCACGCGGCGCCGGAAGGGGAGGGGCGgacaggggaggggaggggggaggcgcGCGGGGCCGCGCAAACGGGCGGGAGCGCGCACGGGGGTGGGGAGCGGCGTGGTGAAAAGGGGATGGATGGGTTGTGGGGGTGCCTGCCAGTCTTGGTTATTCTGTAATAAATGCTTGTTGTTAGGGTGGGTTTTCCAGGCTACCTGTGTATTTCCTCGCTGAGAAGCTGTCTTTTGACTTGGAAGTAACGCGAAAATACACAAATTGCACCCAAAAGTCCCACAATGTGTGTAACAAATAGGACAGCAATAATCAAATCTATGACTAATGGGATATTTTAGATTAGTTGATGTTCATGGATTAGTTTAAGGCATTGAGCATGCTGTGCTCTGTAGTCTTCAGAAGCACGCACCTCTGCAGAGGTCACTGATATCGAcccaacagcagctgctgcaagcTTCATAACCATTATACACTACGTTTAAAATTTTACTTCTCATGTTGGCTTGCAAGCGTGGTTTATtgctgaacagaaaaacaaaactttcttgCATTCACTAAATTAATATATCAGTCTGTCAGATGGGTGTCAGGCACCGCCTGGGTCGAGTGGCaacctgctggcagctgaaggCCACCAGTGCCGGTGCCACCGCAGCTGCTGCTTACCCTAAGGCTTCGCAGCCTGCTCCGCAGAGAGCCTGAACCCTAGCAGTGGGCTACCATTtgattatttctatttaatCGCAGTATTTGTTATTCAGAAACCCATTGCACTTTTTTAAATCTCTCCAAAGTTCCTGAAGGCCCTCAAGGCTTCACTCAGACAGTTTGACACCAGAAGGCCTAACAATCTAACTTCTCATGCCTTTTTAAACACACATACTTTAAGTTTGTGCCATTATTAACCCCCTGAAGCACTCTCTGTAGCCAGGCATGATTCCTGACAGACCTGGCCTCTGCCAGGCCTAcacattttcttcagcagcttcCAACACTCCTGGAGTTATCCCAGGCATGTCAGAAGTCTGGCAAATTATCTTCCTAATgtgttgctgctctgcacttttAGTGATATTTGTGGCCTCCATATACAGCATTCAGGTTTACTTGTTAATCCAAGCTATGAAACAAGATGGTTCTGTTCCCAAATGAAGTTACTCAGGGTTATTCAGGGACAGCTGTTACGCTTTATGAAAATTCCCTGCCCTAATCAGTCTGTCTCTAGGCAGAAGCAAGcttctatttgttttatttagcttGGTAACTTGCGAGGCCGTTTtgtgctctgctcagcagtagGTGTTGGGTGCAACTTCTAAAGGTGAGTCTGTGGGCAACGCAGCCTCATTTTGCATCACGTTCAGCGTAAATTGCATCCTGTGCCTTACAAAGACAcggaaaagaaaagaaatatatttaaggaACCGAACATGGCAACGGCCAGGGCTAATTTTTGCCAGCAGCCGCTGGAAACGAGGCCGGGAAGCGGGTGCCGGGGCAGAGGCCCCTGAGGGGCGCACACGCAGCAAATGGCGgccggcggggcgcggcggggcggccccCGCTGCCCTCAGTACCCCCAGTCTGAGCCGTGCCGGGCTATGTGGCACCGAACCGAGCCATGCCGGGCCaggagccccccgcagcccccggagcCCCTCAGGCTCTGCCGGGGCGGAGCGTGGGGTGGAGGCGGCGGGCGGAAGGGCGCTGGGGCCGGAAGATGGCCGAGCCGGAGGCGCAGCTGCTGCTTGCCGTGGGGCTGATCGGTGAgggccggggccgcggggggAGAGGGGTTGGGGGAGGAGATTTGAGGCGAAAACCAAGAAACCTCGCGAATATGTCGTGTGTCGTGCCTTCCTGCTCTCCCGGGGGAGATTTATTaacatttaccaaaaaaaaaaccacagctgcagcacaagTGGTGCTATGTAGTGTTTGAGCTGGTCATTGTGAGGTGGAATTGGAATCAGATTGCAGCAAAACCGGCCTGATTTACCACTCCATTTATTCCCTTGCTGCTGTTCGGCATGCTCACGGTGAACATCTTTCCACCACAGAGAAAGACACGAGTGGCGATGTGCTGTGGGTCTGGTGCTATCCGTCCGTGACAGCGGAGCTGCGGGATCTGTTGCTGCGGAAAAGCTGCCTCACGGACGAGAACAAACTGCTTCATACCTTCGTGTTCGGCCAGTACAAAAGGTCGTGGTTCTACATCACAACTGTGGAAGTTCAAGAATCGCCGGTCTTGAAAAAGGTAGGACCTGGCCCCTTTCCTTTCCAGCAGAGTCTAAGGAAGACTTTTGGGGAGCATCCTCTGGCATTTGTTTCTTTGGCTTTAAATGGCATTTTGCCATTATGTGCTGTGATAAAGGGAAGGGATTTGAGAATACATGTGTAACTTCTACCCAGATGCCTAACAGATCCCAGTGTTTTAGTTTTCACCATGATGTCTATCAGTTATGTTTGCAGGAAATGCATTGAGATACACAGAATCCAAACTGGGTAATGAGTATGAAAATGGAGACCCTATTTCACACCATTATGTCtacttattttgcatttcaagtTCACTGTCTTTTTCTGATCAAAAAAGCTTTACAAAGGGCCTTTCATATGGTTCAAATCTTCTTCATATggaagcaaatgttttttttccaaagagttGAATTGCAGAGGCACTTTCATTGCCACTGCATTGATGACTGAAAGACCACATATCCATTTTTACCTTTTACTTTCCTGCCCTGTTATAACACTCATTAAGTTGTCTCTTCTGTTCatacattttttgtattttattgcaTTGTTAAGCAGTAGAGCTACGTGGTAATTTTGCATACCCACAGAAGAATATTGCTTGCCTTTCCTTGCTCCAGGATCATATCTCCTTTGAATCTTTAAAGTGTAAAAATGTGTCCAGTTCTGTCTCAGTGACAGTAGGAGATGCTATTTAAGGAAGACATGTGAGCTTGGTCATAGTCTGCAGACTGTTAGCCTCACACTGTCCCAGCCGTCATTTAATTCAGGAAGttaaagaatatttctgtttgtgtgcCTGTTGTCCTTGAATTGTTTCCAGTCTCTCTCTGAACATGTTGGTGCTGTCTGCCTGTACAGCCTCCTTTGACAATAAATTCTGGAAGTTGGTTACCCactgtggggaagaaaaatgattttttctcctttaaactGATCTCGTGACATTAAAGGAAAGCAATGTGTATATACTGCATTAAGCAAAGGACGATATATACTAGATCTGACTCAATGGAAGTGAGTTGCATCAGAAATCCATTAGCCAGAATTTTTCTGCAGTTAGTAACTCAGACCTGCTGCAACTCACTTTCTTTGTATTGAAGCATCTGGTCTGGGTGCTGCAGTAAGTTCAGTAATGTAACAAGCACTGTCCTTATGGGGTTAGTAAAGaagctgtgtgtttttctgtgtgtgtcttGCCCAGGTGACCCACTTCTCCATTGTTCTGACAGCCAAAGACTTCAACCCGGAGAAATACGCAGCCTTCTCTAGGATACTCTGTAGGTCTGTATAAAAGCCTTCTTTGGGTGCTGTGTACACATTTTGATCTTACCAAGGCAAAAGATTAAATGTCATTCTgttgtgtttgcattttgtcTAACAATCTGTTGGAAATTCAGCCCTACATACTGAATCAGATTGTATAAACCCTAGATTTGTGATTGATTTGAGCTTGTTGTCATGAGCTCATAAGGGTTGGAAGAATGCTGTGTGCCCAGTGTGTTTTACCAACAGAGGCTTCTGACTATACACACAAACAtgctcattttctttgaaactgtCTTTAAAAGGTAGAAATGTTTGGGAAGAGGTTGGTGCTGATACCAGAAATATTTAGACTAGATGTGTATCACTTTGGTATTGATTTATAAGCTAATGCTTCTTTCCAAGTCCAGGATGGATTCCTCTATCAAAAATGGCAAACAAGTTTCAAGTATGATGTAACTTTGTATCTGgctaaaatgaaaagcagatagTTGAGAGCTGAGTGCTTCCTGAAGTATGGGAACCTGTAAAATAGGCTGTGATCTCTCTCTGCTGTCTAGAAGATAGCTAAAAGTATGGTTGTTTTTAGTGAGTGTTAAAGGCATATGTTTCTTTCATCATTTCGCAAACAGTACAGAAGGATGCCTAATGGTACTTGAATAATAAGTGAAAAACTGTTCCCGTGGTCTGTGTGTATTAACAGGAGTTTCTGTAGTAGTTTTTTGTAAAGCAGTTACCTTCCAAGTCTGCAAAGAATTCTTAGTCTGGGCACCTGCTAACACCTTTGTGTTATAATGCTTCTGTTACGGTAAACATTCATTCCTTTGTACAATAGGATgctcaaataaaaatacaggttAGGTGTTCATTCTAAAAGATGAGTTTTGTGTGCATGTCTAAAGACTCCCATTTTAGTATTTAAAACCTCAACCAGGTGTCCAAAATAAGAGTGCTTGCCAAAGAGATTCTATTTGtgataccttttattttttttttcatgtgcctGCTGGTCCTGGttacaatcaaaaaaaaaaacagactctTTCTTTTTACACAGAATCTACTTGAAGCATGGGAGTCCAGTTAAAATGATGGAGAGTTACATTGCAGTCCTTACAAAGGGGGTCTGCGAATCTACTTGAAGCATGGGAGTCCAGTTAAAATGATGGAGAGTTACATTGCAGTCCTTACAAAGGGGGTCTGCcaaagtgaagaaaatggaTCTTTCCTCAGCAAAGACTTTGATGCTCGGAAGGCTTACCTTGCTGGGTCCATTAAAGGTTAATATCAGAAGTCTCCGTTCTGATTTCTTTTGTACTATGTAAATTATAATCAATTTTTCATGTATTCTTCAAGTAAATAGCGTGTAATCTGTGTTGCTGTTaagcttcttcttcttcaaaaaaaaaaatcagcatgtttattttctataaaataattttcccctctttttttagATATAGTATCTCAGTTTGGAATGGAAACAGTTATCTTATATACAGCACTGATGTTAAAGAAGAGAATTGTGGTATATCATCCTAGAATAGAAGCCATCCAGGAATTTACCAGGTAGAGCATGACTTTGTCAATCCCACCCTCCCTACCTACTCCCAAAAGTCCAACAAATCTTGAACCCTCATTGAATGAAGTGCCcatattttgttgaaaaaaaaaacaaacaactattaAGTATCGTTACTGAAATCCTGCTAAGTCCCTCTTTTCAATTTAGCTGTTGTGCTACATCAACCGAGAGAAATTAACTGTAGCATGAGTGATGAATTCTTTCACTCATAGCAAAAATCTCTGTAGTTTGTGTGTACTCATGCTGAGTGAGACCTAAACATATTAATTCTTCCTTATAAATTGCATTTCATATTGTGAAACTTTAATTAGCACAGGTAAGAGTCTGCTGTGTGTAAAGTACTAGTTGTATTTCCCTAGGACTTTGCCTGCTTTAGTGTGGCATCGACAGGACTGGTCAATTCTTCATTCGTACGTACATCTAAATGAAGAGGAAGTGGAAGCCTTAAAAGCCTGTACAGGTAGTGATGATTTATTAATCAAAACACAATCAAAatggaatttcatttttaattgttcaGATGTCTTCCACCAGTGCTCTTTGTGGCACAAGTGGTTATTTTGCTATTAGTGCTATTGTGCCAAGTCAAACCACataattttgtttagaaaaagcCAATAATAAATATGTTAGAAGATAACTATTTAATCTGGTGTTTCTGGGTGGATCCTCATCAGTCTAACTGCAGGTGTAAAGAAACTTTGGAACTTTTTTGATGTCTTGAtcagagagaataaaaacattGGTGTTATACAGAAGCAACTCACTTTAGATAAGCTGTTTGTTTCCAGACTTTTACACGCAGCTGGTACTTCAtttttaggacttttttttttcttttttcttttttttttttcatttcctaacTCTAAAGTTCCAAATTTCTATTCTGACTGCTGCCAGTGTAGTCTCTGGCTCCTAATCACCTGTAGACTTTACATTCAAGGCAATTTTGGAAGTTGATTTTTAAGCTCCTCAGAAGTAAAGAGTTCTGTTGGAAATGTTAATTGAATGACTAACAGTAACAAGAGAGTAACCTTTTGGATCCAATGAGTCAGACACTCTTTGAACAGACTTTAGGAATGTGATTCTTAACAAAAGCAGtatcttgcttttgtttttatgaagatTTTACTCTTGTCTGATAATCCTCTCAAAATTCTGCTTTCCAGGTTACATTGCTGGATTTACAGATTCTGAAGTGAACAGCCGACCAGACCTCTACGATGTGTACGTGAATTTGGCAGACAGTGAGATCACCATTTCCCCTCTTGTAAAAGGTTGGTTGCTTTTCATGTTTCGGATCTGGGGGCTGTTTGTTTCAGAGTTGGCAGTAACTGCTGAACCTTGCTGCAGGTTGGTCCTTTTTCCATCCTGGTTCTGAAAAGGCAATATGGAAGCTTCCGTCTTCCTGTTTTACTGAGACCTGGGAGGACTGGTGAAACTTGGAATTGGGAAAGACGTGCTACCAATGAATGCACTGTTGAGATTTTGGAACATTCATGGTCAACAATTAGGTGGGAGAGACATTCAGCTGAGGGTTACTGGATTCAGAGATACCACAGGAATCTTTAGAAGAACATTGCATGAAATACTTGGAGACTGCTTAGGGCTGCCTTAGAGGTAGATCACCGGCCTGTGACAGCACGGCTGCTGCTCTGTCAGGTTACTGACAGATACCAAATGGCAGTCATAGAGAGGACGCTTTGTTTTGGCTTGCTATTCATATACATTTCTAGATAACGTGGGAGTGGTCATTTTACATGAATCTATGTATTTTCTTACTCAGAGGCAATGACAATGGGAAAACTTCACAAAGAAATCGGACAACTAATTGTTCAGTCTGCAGAAGATCCAGATAAATCAGACAGCCAAGTCATTAAggtgaatttaatttttatttttacttttaaatctCTCTGAATTACTTCTATCAGCTAAAATCTCACATGGGTGGGGGGAGCAGGAAGAAGATTATCATTGGAGCCG harbors:
- the DENND10 gene encoding DENN domain-containing protein 10; amino-acid sequence: MPGQEPPAAPGAPQALPGRSVGWRRRAEGRWGRKMAEPEAQLLLAVGLIEKDTSGDVLWVWCYPSVTAELRDLLLRKSCLTDENKLLHTFVFGQYKRSWFYITTVEVQESPVLKKVTHFSIVLTAKDFNPEKYAAFSRILCRIYLKHGSPVKMMESYIAVLTKGVCQSEENGSFLSKDFDARKAYLAGSIKDIVSQFGMETVILYTALMLKKRIVVYHPRIEAIQEFTRTLPALVWHRQDWSILHSYVHLNEEEVEALKACTGYIAGFTDSEVNSRPDLYDVYVNLADSEITISPLVKEAMTMGKLHKEIGQLIVQSAEDPDKSDSQVIKDISLKTKEILATLASLTEVSDGNEKPTLNSEALKQKRFPPATENFLFHLAAAEQMLKI